The Salvelinus namaycush isolate Seneca chromosome 28, SaNama_1.0, whole genome shotgun sequence genome contains a region encoding:
- the LOC120023660 gene encoding REST corepressor 1-like, whose protein sequence is MPAMMEKSGSEMSGKRRGRNAVNNPNKSFSTNGNSNNSWEEGSSGCSSDDEHGSGGMRVGTQYQALVPDYDPEIAKVAEERDNLGMRVWIPSRILAEAKLDEYIAITKEKHGYNMEQALGMLFWHKHNIEKSLADLPNFTPFPDEWSVEDKVLFEQGFSFHGKTFHRIQQMLPDKSIASLVRFYYSWKKTRSKTSVMDRHARKQKREREESENEAEETNGNTPRDVVYEPNKDEKKELGAAPEKQEIKPVPVVQRPNTSMAEKLTQVKKEPQGPPGKNQHRAKKKPPKGMHLSQGDVAAMSTSTPAAVGVLRQIDMELVAIKRQIQSIKQNNSALKDKLDVGVDHFRVPEVTQKFNTRWTTEEQLLAVQAIRKYGRDFQAISDVIGNKSVVQVKNFFVNYRRRFNLDEVLQEWEAEHGMEGAAKGGEEEKMDTSSIEDGATTPVVPEDQKEESSPVAAKQPLAS, encoded by the exons ATGCCTGCAATGATGGAAAAGAGTGGTTCAGAAATGTCTGGGAAAAGAAGGGGTAGGAATGCAGTGAATAATCCAAACAAAAGTTTTTCTACAAATGGAAATAGCAACAATTCATGGGAAGAAGGAAGTTCGGGCTGCTCCAGTGATGATGAGCATG GTAGTGGTGGTATGAGAGTTGGGACTCAGTATCAAGCCCTTGTGCCAGACTATGATCCAG AGATTGCCAAAGTGGCCGAGGAGAGGGACAACTTGGGCATGCGGGTGTGGATCCCCAGCCGGATCCTGGCCGAAGCTAAAT tggatGAATACATTGCAATTACCAAAGAGAAGCATGGGTACAACATGGAGCAGGCACTGGGGATGCTTTTCTGGCACAAGCACAACATTGAGAAGTCCCTGGCAGATTTGCCCAACTTCACACCTTTCCCAGATGAGTGGTCAGTGGAGGACAAGGTCCTGTTTGAACAGGGCTTTAGCTTCCACGGAAAAACTTTCCACCGTATACAGCAGATG TTGCCTGACAAGTCCATTGCCAGCTTGGTTAGATTTTACTACTCTTGGAAGAAGACACGGAGCAAAACCAGTGTCATGGATCGCCATGCACGCAAGCAGAAGAGGGAACGAGAAGAGAG TGAGAATGAGGCTGAGGAGACCAATGGTAACACTCCAAGGGATGTAGTGTACGAACCAAATAAGGACGAGAAGAAAGAG CTGGGTGCTGCACCTGAGAAACAGGAGATAAAACCAGTACCAGTGGTACAGAGG CCGAATACTAGTATGGCAGAGAAGCTGACCCAAGTGAAGAAAGAACCCCAGGGTCCTCCAGGGAAGAACCAGCATCGTGCTAAAAAGAAGCCTCCTAAAGGAATGCACCTGAGCCAGGGAGACGTAGCTGCTATGTCCACCAGCACCCCTGCTGCAGTCGGTGTGCTGAGGCAAATCGACATGGAGCTGGTTGCCATCAAACGGCAG ATCCAGAGCATCAAACAGAATAACAGTGCTCTGAAGGACAAGCTTGACGTGGGAGTGGACCACTTCAGAGTACCTGAG GTGACCCAGAAGTTCAACACTCGCTGGACAACAGAGGAGCAACTGCTTGCTGTACAAG CCATCAGAAAATATGGGCGGGACTTCCAGGCTATCTCGGACGTGATTGGCAACAAGTCAGTGGTGCAGGTGAAGAACTTCTTTGTTAACTACCGCCGACGCTTCAACCTGGATGAGGTGCTGCAGGAATGGGAGGCTGAGCATGGGATGGAGGGAGCAGccaagggaggagaggaggagaaaatgGACACATCTTCTATTGAGGATGGAGCCACCACCCCTGTGGTGCCAGAGGATCAAAAAGAG GAATCATCGCCAGTGGCGGCAAAACAACCTCTGGCATCCTGA
- the LOC120023620 gene encoding ankyrin repeat domain-containing protein 9-like translates to MPYDLGVFDSRADYKSEKQCQRTSFAFYQAVRDLLPVWVLEDMRTMEVFHWEEGRACSFTPPEAFLYALVHDHQQYAKFLLNRYSVGALEMPSQSFCCCQASATPHLTVAVRYNRITILKMIMDSLKDFSHSERQSYLNTRGCFHMQGGKDALHLASELVRPECLIMLLGHGACPYVTDRDGNTPLDCLLNQIRQGEPDMRSKHVCLGYLILFMPKFNFQMKGQLQKNPGLWQSLIGEQAFQWLLELSPPSLFVQAMHKMTQSIPVKQLDSLPDFLKPLDFKLHQYAR, encoded by the coding sequence ATGCCTTACGATCTAGGTGTGTTTGACAGCCGAGCCGATTATAAATCAGAGAAACAGTGCCAAAGAACCTCCTTTGCCTTCTACCAAGCAGTGCGGGACCTGTTACCAGTATGGGTGCTCGAGGACATGCGGACAATGGAAGTGTTTCATTGGGAAGAAGGGCGGGCGTGCTCTTTTACTCCACCCGAGGCTTTTCTGTATGCACTTGTTCACGACCATCAACAATACGCCAAATTCCTCCTCAACAGATACTCTGTCGGTGCACTGGAGATGCCCAGTCAAAGCTTCTGCTGCTGCCAAGCATCAGCAACACCGCATCTCACAGTAGCTGTCCGCTATAATCGTATTACTATCCTGAAAATGATCATGGACTCCCTAAAAGACTTCTCTCATAGTGAGCGCCAGAGCTACTTGAACACCCGTGGATGTTTTCACATGCAAGGAGGCAAAGACGCATTGCATCTGGCGTCCGAACTGGTGCGCCCTGAGTGTTTGATTATGTTACTAGGACACGGTGCATGTCCTTATGTCACAGACCGAGATGGGAACACCCCCTTGGACTGCCTCCTAAATCAGATACGCCAGGGCGAGCCTGACATGCGTAGCAAGCACGTCTGCCTTGGTTACCTCATTCTCTTCATGCCAAAATTCAATTTTCAAATGAAGGGACAGTTGCAGAAGAATCCAGGGCTGTGGCAGAGTCTTATTGGAGAGCAGGCGTTCCAGTGGCTCTTAGAACTATCACCTCCCTCTCTTTTTGTTCAGGCTATGCATAAGATGACCCAGTCTATACCTGTTAAACAGTTGGACTCTCTGCCAGACTTTCTGAAACCACTGGACTTCAAGCTACACCAGTATGCCAGATAA